One Acidobacteriota bacterium genomic window carries:
- a CDS encoding site-specific DNA-methyltransferase yields the protein MEIKNQILTGDCKVVMQKFPANCLSACITDPPYNYEFIGHKWDAAEIERRVSRVQDSKTLVKNIPYGSGLAGGVRNARWYNRVRQNILDYEEWCYEWAVELFRVCKEGAVVAAFNSTRTMAHLQVALERAGFYARDCIVYRRPSGIPKGLNLQAKLKQMGVEEHQEWEGWHSCLRSEWEAIVVVQKPLINNYVETLLKNGVGLFRALNEDGSFQSNIIENIPRDAEEQENVHCTVKPLALMEKLVQMFVPASPEHLVLDPFAGSGTTLVAAKKHGCSYVGIETVPEYVAIARKRLGQIERHKVTRKKAPANGLPYTPPLWLEETV from the coding sequence ATGGAAATTAAGAACCAAATTCTTACCGGAGATTGCAAAGTAGTGATGCAGAAGTTTCCTGCCAACTGCCTCTCTGCTTGCATTACTGACCCGCCCTACAACTACGAATTCATCGGCCACAAATGGGACGCGGCGGAAATCGAAAGGCGAGTGAGTCGAGTACAAGACAGCAAAACCCTGGTTAAAAACATTCCCTATGGCAGCGGCCTGGCTGGTGGCGTAAGAAACGCACGCTGGTATAACCGCGTCCGGCAAAACATTCTGGATTACGAAGAATGGTGTTACGAATGGGCGGTGGAACTATTCCGGGTTTGCAAAGAAGGAGCCGTCGTCGCGGCCTTCAACAGCACGCGCACGATGGCCCATTTGCAAGTGGCATTGGAGCGCGCTGGCTTTTATGCGCGGGATTGCATCGTTTACCGCCGCCCCAGCGGCATCCCGAAAGGTTTGAACCTGCAAGCAAAGTTAAAGCAGATGGGCGTCGAAGAACATCAGGAATGGGAAGGCTGGCATAGCTGTCTCAGGAGTGAATGGGAAGCCATCGTGGTCGTGCAAAAGCCCCTCATCAACAATTATGTCGAGACCTTGTTGAAGAATGGCGTCGGGTTATTTCGTGCCCTCAATGAAGACGGGTCGTTTCAATCTAACATCATCGAGAACATCCCGCGCGATGCCGAAGAGCAGGAAAATGTTCATTGCACCGTCAAACCCCTGGCCTTGATGGAAAAGCTGGTTCAAATGTTTGTGCCTGCCTCGCCAGAGCATCTGGTGCTTGATCCGTTTGCTGGCTCCGGGACAACGCTCGTAGCTGCCAAGAAGCATGGTTGCAGCTACGTTGGAATTGAAACTGTACCTGAGTATGTAGCGATAGCGAGAAAGCGGCTTGGTCAGATTGAGCGGCATAAGGTGACAAGAAAGAAAGCGCCCGCTAACGGCTTACCTTATACGCCGCCGCTTTGGCTTGAAGAAACTGTTTGA